A portion of the Streptomyces sp. YPW6 genome contains these proteins:
- a CDS encoding ABC transporter ATP-binding protein, with product MTTTPTVHRATAVAARATELSKVYGEGETQVVALDRVTVDFPQGEFTAIMGPSGSGKSTLMHCVAGLDSFTSGSVRIGETELSTLKDKQLTQLRRDKIGFIFQAFNLLPTLTALENITLPMDIAGRKPDAEWLQKVIDMVGLSERLKHRPTELSGGQQQRVAVARALAAKPEIIFGDEPTGNLDSRSGAEVLGFLRNSVRELGQTVVMVTHDPVAASYADRVIFLADGAVVDQMMRPTADGVLDRMKAFDAKGRTS from the coding sequence GTGACCACCACCCCCACCGTTCACCGCGCCACCGCGGTGGCTGCCCGCGCCACGGAGCTGTCGAAGGTCTACGGCGAGGGCGAGACACAGGTCGTCGCCCTGGACCGGGTGACCGTGGACTTCCCGCAGGGTGAGTTCACCGCGATCATGGGCCCGTCGGGCTCCGGCAAGTCGACGCTGATGCACTGCGTCGCCGGGCTCGACAGCTTCACCAGCGGATCGGTGCGGATCGGCGAGACCGAGCTGTCCACCCTGAAGGACAAGCAGCTCACCCAGTTGCGCCGGGACAAGATCGGCTTCATCTTCCAGGCGTTCAACCTGCTCCCGACGCTCACCGCGCTGGAGAACATCACCCTGCCGATGGACATCGCGGGCCGTAAGCCGGACGCCGAGTGGCTCCAGAAGGTGATCGACATGGTCGGTCTCTCGGAGCGGCTGAAGCACCGCCCGACCGAGCTCTCCGGCGGTCAGCAGCAGCGCGTCGCCGTGGCCCGTGCCCTGGCCGCCAAGCCCGAGATCATCTTCGGTGACGAGCCCACCGGGAACCTGGACTCCCGCTCCGGCGCCGAGGTGCTGGGCTTCCTGCGCAACTCGGTGCGCGAGCTGGGCCAGACCGTGGTGATGGTGACGCACGACCCGGTGGCCGCCTCCTACGCGGACCGGGTCATCTTCCTCGCGGACGGCGCGGTCGTCGACCAGATGATGCGCCCGACCGCCGACGGCGTCCTCGACCGGATGAAGGCGTTCGACGCGAAGGGGCGCACCAGCTGA
- a CDS encoding Bax inhibitor-1/YccA family protein, translated as MRSSNPVFSRRGFSRDNGHAGFNAAPQAGAPATGNPYAQGTAANPYATNPYAQTDLHGAPQAPARTDAMTIDGVVTRTAMTLGTVIVAAAAAWWIMPVDQANLSTAYGVAIGAALIGFVLSLVNSFKRRPSPALILTYAAFEGVFLGIVSNIVSMYVAPGAAMQAVLGTMAVFAGVLIAYRTGLIRVTRRFYGFVMAAAIGFMLLMMVNLLFAVFGGGDGLGFRSGALGVVFGIVAIVIGAAILALNFKQVEDGIAYGAPREEEWLAAFGLTVTLVWIYIEMLRLVAILSGDD; from the coding sequence ATGAGGAGCAGCAACCCGGTCTTCTCGCGACGGGGCTTCAGCCGCGACAACGGCCACGCGGGTTTCAACGCGGCGCCGCAGGCCGGGGCCCCCGCGACGGGCAACCCGTACGCGCAGGGCACCGCCGCCAACCCGTACGCCACCAACCCCTACGCGCAGACGGACCTGCACGGTGCCCCGCAGGCGCCCGCCCGTACGGACGCGATGACCATCGACGGCGTGGTGACGCGCACGGCGATGACACTCGGCACCGTCATCGTGGCCGCCGCGGCCGCGTGGTGGATCATGCCGGTCGACCAGGCGAACCTGAGCACCGCCTACGGCGTGGCCATCGGCGCCGCGCTCATCGGTTTCGTCCTGTCGCTGGTCAACTCGTTCAAGCGCCGGCCCTCGCCCGCGCTGATCCTGACCTACGCGGCGTTCGAGGGTGTCTTCCTCGGCATCGTCAGCAACATCGTCAGCATGTACGTGGCCCCCGGCGCCGCGATGCAGGCGGTGCTCGGCACCATGGCGGTCTTCGCCGGTGTGCTGATCGCGTACCGCACCGGGCTGATCCGGGTCACGCGCCGCTTCTACGGCTTCGTGATGGCGGCCGCCATCGGCTTCATGCTGCTGATGATGGTCAACCTCCTGTTCGCCGTGTTCGGCGGCGGTGACGGCCTCGGCTTCCGCAGCGGCGCCCTCGGTGTCGTCTTCGGCATCGTGGCCATCGTCATCGGCGCCGCCATCCTCGCCCTGAACTTCAAGCAGGTCGAGGACGGCATCGCGTACGGCGCCCCCCGTGAGGAGGAGTGGCTGGCCGCGTTCGGCCTCACCGTGACCCTGGTGTGGATCTACATCGAGATGCTGCGCCTGGTCGCGATCCTCAGCGGCGACGACTGA
- a CDS encoding acetyl-CoA C-acetyltransferase, with translation MPEAVIVSAARSPIGRAFKGSLKDLRADDLTATIIQTALGKVPELDPKDIDDLMLGCGLPGGEQGNNLGRIIAVQMGMDHLPGCTITRYCSSSLQTSRMALHAIKAGEGDVFISAGVEMVSRFAKGNSDSLPDTHNPLFAEAEARTAARAEQTGTDWHDPREDGLVPDAYIAMGQTAENLARLKGVTRQDMDEFGVRSQNLAEEALKNGFWEREITPVTTPDGTVVAKDDGPRAGVTLEGVQGLKPVFRPDGLVTAGNCCPLNDGAAALVIMSDTKARELGLTPLARIVSTGVSGLSPEIMGYGPVEASKQALKRAGLTVGDIDLAEINEAFAAQVIPSYRDLGLPLEKVNVNGGAIAVGHPFGMTGARITGTLINSLQFHDKQFGLETMCVGGGQGMAMVIERLS, from the coding sequence ATGCCCGAAGCCGTGATCGTCTCTGCCGCCCGTTCGCCGATCGGCCGCGCCTTCAAGGGGTCCCTGAAGGACCTGCGCGCGGACGACCTGACCGCCACGATCATCCAGACCGCGCTGGGCAAGGTCCCCGAGCTGGACCCGAAGGACATCGACGACCTGATGCTGGGCTGCGGTCTGCCCGGTGGCGAGCAGGGCAACAACCTGGGCCGCATCATCGCCGTACAGATGGGGATGGACCACCTTCCCGGCTGCACGATCACCCGTTACTGCTCCTCGTCGCTGCAGACGAGCCGGATGGCGCTGCACGCGATCAAGGCGGGCGAGGGGGACGTCTTCATCTCGGCCGGTGTCGAGATGGTGTCCCGCTTCGCCAAGGGCAACTCCGACAGCCTGCCGGACACGCACAACCCGCTGTTCGCCGAGGCCGAGGCCCGTACAGCCGCCCGCGCCGAGCAGACCGGCACCGACTGGCACGACCCGCGCGAGGACGGCCTGGTCCCGGACGCGTACATCGCCATGGGGCAGACCGCGGAGAACCTGGCCCGGCTCAAGGGCGTCACCCGCCAGGACATGGACGAGTTCGGCGTACGGTCGCAGAACCTCGCCGAGGAAGCCCTGAAGAACGGCTTCTGGGAGCGGGAGATCACTCCGGTCACGACCCCCGACGGCACGGTCGTCGCCAAGGACGACGGCCCGCGCGCGGGCGTCACCCTGGAGGGCGTGCAGGGCCTGAAGCCGGTCTTCCGCCCCGACGGCCTCGTCACCGCGGGCAACTGCTGCCCGCTGAACGACGGCGCGGCGGCCCTCGTGATCATGTCGGACACCAAGGCGCGCGAGCTGGGCCTGACCCCGCTGGCCCGGATCGTCTCCACCGGCGTCTCCGGCCTCTCCCCCGAGATCATGGGCTACGGCCCGGTCGAGGCCAGCAAGCAGGCGCTGAAGCGGGCCGGCCTGACCGTCGGCGACATCGATCTCGCCGAGATCAACGAGGCGTTCGCCGCCCAGGTCATCCCCTCCTACCGGGACCTCGGCCTGCCGCTGGAGAAGGTCAACGTCAACGGCGGCGCGATCGCGGTCGGCCACCCCTTCGGCATGACCGGCGCCCGCATCACCGGCACGCTGATCAACAGCCTCCAGTTCCACGACAAGCAGTTCGGCCTGGAGACGATGTGCGTGGGCGGCGGCCAGGGCATGGCGATGGTGATCGAGCGGCTGAGCTGA
- a CDS encoding SGNH/GDSL hydrolase family protein, whose translation MARRIAAGAAYGGGSIGLIGAAAVGVFLAEVQLAKRQVGGGTAPVPPSADGRYGVAFAGPNDAMRLGLLGDSTAAGQGVRRAGQTPGALLASGLAAVAERPVDLRNVALPGARSDDLERQVSLLLADPARVPDVCVIMIGANDVTHRMPATQSVRCLTTAVRRLRTAGAEVVVGTCPDLGTIEPVYQPLRWLARRVSRQLAAAQTIGVVEQGGRTVSLGDLLGPEFAANPRELFGPDNYHPSAEGYATAAMAVLPTLCAVLGLWPETDRLDGTRREDILPVAKAASQAAREAGTEVTGARAPWALLKHRRRRRLPASTEPTPHARPDTAHGHA comes from the coding sequence GTGGCACGGCGGATCGCGGCGGGCGCGGCTTACGGCGGTGGCAGCATCGGGTTGATCGGTGCGGCAGCCGTGGGCGTGTTCCTGGCGGAGGTCCAGCTCGCGAAGAGGCAGGTCGGCGGCGGGACGGCTCCGGTTCCGCCGAGCGCGGACGGGCGGTACGGAGTGGCGTTCGCCGGGCCGAACGACGCCATGCGGCTCGGGCTGCTCGGGGATTCCACAGCCGCGGGCCAGGGAGTGCGGCGGGCCGGGCAGACCCCGGGGGCGCTGCTGGCCTCGGGGCTCGCGGCGGTGGCCGAGCGGCCGGTGGATCTGCGGAACGTGGCCCTGCCCGGAGCCCGGTCGGACGATCTGGAGCGGCAGGTCTCGCTGCTGCTCGCGGATCCGGCGCGGGTCCCGGACGTCTGCGTGATCATGATCGGGGCGAACGACGTCACCCACCGGATGCCCGCGACCCAGTCGGTGCGCTGTCTGACGACGGCGGTGCGCAGGCTGCGGACGGCGGGCGCGGAGGTGGTCGTCGGGACCTGCCCGGACCTGGGCACGATCGAGCCGGTCTACCAGCCGCTGCGCTGGCTGGCCCGGCGGGTGAGCCGGCAGCTGGCGGCGGCGCAGACGATCGGCGTGGTGGAGCAGGGCGGGCGCACGGTGTCGCTGGGCGACCTGCTGGGCCCCGAGTTCGCGGCGAACCCGCGCGAACTGTTCGGCCCGGACAACTACCACCCCTCCGCCGAGGGCTACGCCACGGCGGCCATGGCGGTGCTGCCCACGCTGTGCGCGGTGCTGGGCCTGTGGCCGGAGACCGACCGGCTGGACGGCACCCGGCGCGAGGACATCCTCCCGGTGGCGAAGGCCGCGTCCCAGGCGGCCCGGGAGGCCGGTACGGAGGTCACGGGGGCGCGTGCTCCCTGGGCCCTCCTCAAGCACCGCAGGCGGCGGCGCCTGCCCGCCTCCACCGAGCCCACCCCGCACGCCCGTCCGGACACCGCCCACGGGCACGCGTAG
- a CDS encoding cystathionine beta-synthase has translation MQFHDSMISLVGNTPLVRLRNVTAGIQATVLAKVEYFNPGGSVKDRIALRMIEAAEQSGELKPGGTIVEPTSGNTGVGLAIVAQQKGYKCIFVCPDKVSTDKINVLRAYGAEVVVCPTAVDPEHPDSYYNVSDRLVTETPGAWKPDQYSNPNNPRSHYETTGPELWEQTEGKITHFVAGVGTGGTISGTGRYLKEISDGVVQVIGADPEGSVYSGGSGRPYLVEGVGEDFWPSAYDRDVTDEIVAVSDKDSFQMTRRLAKEEGLLVGGSCGMAVVGALEVAKRLGPDDVVVVLLPDSGRGYLSKIFNDEWMADYGFLEDSGTSATVGAVLDFKEGPMPSLVHMHPEETVGEAIEVLREYGVSQMPIVKPGAGHPDVMAAEVIGSVVERQLLDALFTQRAALTDPLEKHMSAPLPQVGSGEPVEDLMAVLSGTDGADAAIVLVEGKPKGVVSRQDLLAFLAKDAGTAKA, from the coding sequence GTGCAATTCCACGATTCGATGATCAGTCTTGTCGGCAACACCCCGCTGGTGAGGCTGCGCAACGTCACGGCAGGTATCCAGGCGACGGTCCTGGCCAAGGTCGAGTACTTCAACCCCGGCGGGTCCGTGAAGGACCGCATCGCGCTGCGCATGATCGAGGCGGCCGAGCAGAGCGGGGAGCTGAAGCCCGGCGGCACGATCGTCGAGCCGACCAGCGGCAACACCGGCGTCGGCCTCGCCATCGTCGCGCAGCAGAAGGGCTACAAGTGCATCTTCGTCTGCCCGGACAAGGTGTCCACGGACAAGATCAACGTGCTGCGGGCGTACGGCGCGGAGGTCGTCGTCTGCCCCACCGCCGTTGACCCCGAGCACCCGGACTCGTACTACAACGTCTCCGACCGGCTGGTCACCGAGACGCCGGGCGCCTGGAAGCCCGACCAGTACTCCAACCCGAACAACCCGCGCTCGCACTACGAGACCACCGGTCCGGAGCTGTGGGAGCAGACGGAGGGGAAGATCACCCACTTCGTCGCGGGCGTCGGCACCGGCGGCACCATCAGCGGCACCGGGCGCTACCTCAAGGAGATCAGCGACGGCGTGGTCCAGGTCATCGGCGCGGACCCGGAGGGCTCGGTCTACTCCGGCGGCTCCGGGCGGCCGTATCTGGTCGAGGGCGTCGGCGAGGACTTCTGGCCGAGCGCCTACGACCGCGACGTGACGGACGAGATCGTCGCGGTGTCCGACAAGGACTCCTTCCAGATGACCCGCCGCCTGGCCAAGGAGGAGGGCCTGCTCGTCGGCGGCTCCTGCGGCATGGCGGTCGTCGGCGCCCTGGAGGTCGCCAAGCGGCTCGGCCCCGACGACGTCGTCGTGGTGCTGCTCCCGGACAGCGGGCGCGGCTACCTGAGCAAGATCTTCAACGACGAGTGGATGGCCGACTACGGCTTCCTGGAGGACTCCGGCACCTCCGCCACCGTGGGCGCGGTCCTGGACTTCAAGGAGGGCCCGATGCCCTCCCTCGTCCACATGCACCCGGAGGAGACGGTCGGCGAGGCGATCGAGGTGCTGCGCGAGTACGGCGTCTCCCAGATGCCGATCGTGAAGCCGGGCGCCGGCCACCCCGACGTGATGGCCGCCGAGGTCATCGGCTCCGTCGTGGAGCGGCAGCTGCTGGACGCGCTGTTCACCCAGCGGGCCGCGCTGACCGACCCGCTGGAGAAGCACATGTCGGCCCCGCTGCCGCAGGTCGGCTCCGGCGAACCGGTCGAGGACCTGATGGCCGTGCTCAGCGGCACGGACGGGGCCGACGCGGCGATCGTGCTCGTGGAAGGCAAGCCGAAGGGCGTCGTGAGCCGACAGGACCTGCTGGCGTTCCTCGCCAAGGACGCGGGCACGGCGAAGGCCTGA
- a CDS encoding UbiA family prenyltransferase codes for MEARDHELKKELAATLQARGELGAEYESVLVESFLEKVEQRLDTTLDRRVRRQLAEQQMADARGGRPAQPETFGERHALGIVSLILAVPLSAIGVVNAGLGGLVVAWLGIVGVNAFQAARSGGLFRRGDERRSSDWKD; via the coding sequence ATGGAAGCCCGTGACCACGAGCTCAAGAAGGAGCTCGCCGCCACCCTCCAGGCCCGCGGCGAGCTGGGCGCGGAGTACGAGTCCGTGCTCGTCGAATCGTTCCTGGAGAAGGTCGAGCAGCGCCTCGACACCACGCTCGACCGCCGGGTCCGCCGCCAGCTCGCCGAGCAGCAGATGGCCGACGCCCGGGGCGGGCGTCCGGCGCAGCCGGAGACCTTCGGGGAACGGCACGCGCTGGGGATCGTCTCGCTGATCCTGGCCGTCCCGCTGTCCGCGATCGGCGTCGTGAACGCCGGGCTGGGAGGTCTGGTGGTGGCCTGGCTCGGCATCGTCGGCGTCAACGCGTTCCAGGCGGCGCGGAGCGGCGGGCTGTTCCGCCGCGGGGACGAACGGAGGTCGTCCGACTGGAAGGACTGA
- a CDS encoding MurR/RpiR family transcriptional regulator, producing the protein MSGSSPAARLQRLFEGHRLTPTQRRIAHCMVRRAADAPFLSSVELAELAGVSQPSVTRFAVALGFDGYPALRRHLREVAPAEAEQEEAGERYNEYQQAVRAEIENLQHLSDVLADPAPVERAGRLLAGSRPLPVLGLRAASSQARGFGYFAAKVHPDVRVLDEGGSMLADRIDSARRAGATALMCFALPRHPKESVDALAYAQGQGLTVVTVADSAFAPVAKYSDLLLPAAIGSGLSFDTVCAPMLLGRVLLEAMCDGLPDAQARLEEFDVRAAARGLFVE; encoded by the coding sequence ATGAGCGGGAGCAGCCCCGCCGCACGGTTGCAGCGGCTCTTCGAGGGCCACCGGCTCACGCCCACCCAGCGGCGCATCGCGCACTGCATGGTCCGCCGGGCCGCCGACGCGCCGTTCCTCTCCAGCGTCGAGCTGGCCGAGCTGGCCGGGGTCAGCCAGCCCTCCGTCACCCGCTTCGCCGTCGCCCTCGGCTTCGACGGCTATCCGGCGCTGCGCAGGCACCTGCGCGAGGTCGCGCCCGCCGAGGCGGAGCAGGAGGAGGCGGGGGAGCGGTACAACGAGTACCAGCAGGCCGTCCGCGCCGAGATCGAGAACCTTCAGCACCTCTCCGACGTCCTCGCCGACCCGGCTCCCGTCGAGCGGGCCGGGCGGCTGCTCGCCGGCTCCCGGCCCCTGCCGGTGCTCGGGTTGCGCGCCGCCTCCTCGCAGGCGCGCGGGTTCGGCTACTTCGCCGCCAAGGTGCACCCCGACGTCCGGGTGCTCGACGAGGGCGGCAGCATGCTGGCCGACCGGATCGACTCCGCCCGCCGGGCCGGGGCCACCGCCCTGATGTGCTTCGCGCTGCCGCGCCACCCCAAGGAGAGCGTGGACGCGCTCGCGTACGCCCAGGGCCAGGGGCTGACCGTCGTGACGGTCGCCGACTCCGCGTTCGCGCCGGTCGCCAAGTACAGCGATCTGCTGCTCCCGGCGGCGATCGGCTCGGGGCTCTCCTTCGACACGGTCTGTGCGCCGATGCTGCTCGGCCGGGTGCTGCTGGAGGCGATGTGCGACGGGCTGCCCGACGCCCAGGCCCGGTTGGAGGAGTTCGACGTACGGGCGGCGGCACGCGGCCTGTTCGTGGAGTGA
- a CDS encoding roadblock/LC7 domain-containing protein, with amino-acid sequence MVPEAETRDVLDELQRLRARVPLLSGALAASTDGLVLAHDTPGVEAEGVAALTAAALGVSIRMTDATGRGGFRELLVRGGSGYIATYAAGSSAVLTLLAEDRINVGRLHLEGRRAGARIGELVDAALERVDRPAATPRAAPPRPATAPDRALPQRPT; translated from the coding sequence ATGGTGCCCGAGGCCGAAACACGCGATGTCCTCGACGAGCTCCAGCGGTTACGCGCCCGGGTCCCGCTGCTCTCCGGGGCGCTGGCCGCCTCCACCGACGGGCTCGTCCTGGCCCACGACACCCCGGGCGTCGAGGCGGAGGGCGTCGCCGCCCTCACCGCGGCCGCCCTCGGCGTCTCCATCCGGATGACCGACGCCACCGGCCGGGGCGGCTTCCGGGAACTGCTGGTCCGCGGCGGCAGCGGCTACATCGCCACCTACGCCGCGGGCTCCTCCGCCGTCCTGACCCTGCTGGCGGAGGACCGCATCAACGTCGGACGGCTCCATCTGGAGGGCCGCCGCGCGGGCGCCCGGATCGGTGAACTCGTCGACGCCGCGCTGGAGCGCGTCGACCGCCCCGCCGCCACCCCCCGGGCCGCGCCGCCGCGCCCCGCCACCGCGCCCGACCGCGCGCTGCCGCAACGCCCCACGTAA
- a CDS encoding helix-turn-helix domain-containing protein — MSAIAADPDAPETDRLPVLSPMLQRLAAERATGALMRDHGTLYLADGQVVHAESPATPGIDVLLTAGGTLRHEGWWDAVAQAGAGHRVGRYLVDSGHVPGGALELCHLGALYDAAFFALAPTGTPARFRYGVAHWIGPVRPVPVAAVERETLRRREFLDRIWPDPACDSAPLLRTAHRADAPVPARQRRLLELADGARTASDIAQALGRSAFHILVDLRRLAAAGLVEAVRAQPLPAAGTSGRITLPEVTADPDIALLRRLRDALEAL, encoded by the coding sequence ATGAGCGCGATAGCCGCAGACCCCGACGCCCCGGAGACGGACCGGCTCCCGGTCCTCTCCCCGATGCTCCAGCGCCTGGCCGCCGAGCGCGCGACCGGCGCCCTGATGCGCGACCACGGCACGCTCTACCTCGCCGACGGCCAGGTGGTCCACGCCGAGAGCCCCGCCACCCCCGGTATCGACGTCCTGCTCACCGCCGGCGGAACCCTGCGGCACGAGGGCTGGTGGGACGCCGTGGCGCAGGCCGGGGCGGGCCACCGGGTCGGCCGCTACCTCGTGGACAGCGGCCATGTGCCGGGCGGCGCCCTGGAGTTGTGCCATCTGGGCGCGCTGTACGACGCCGCGTTCTTCGCGCTCGCCCCGACCGGCACACCCGCCCGCTTCCGTTACGGGGTGGCGCACTGGATCGGTCCGGTGCGGCCCGTCCCGGTCGCCGCCGTGGAACGCGAGACACTGCGCAGACGGGAGTTCCTGGACCGGATCTGGCCCGACCCCGCCTGCGACAGCGCACCCCTGCTGCGGACGGCGCACCGGGCCGACGCCCCGGTCCCGGCCCGGCAGCGCCGGCTCCTGGAGCTGGCCGACGGGGCCCGTACGGCCTCGGACATCGCGCAGGCGCTGGGCCGTTCGGCGTTCCACATCCTGGTCGACCTACGGCGTCTCGCGGCGGCCGGTCTGGTGGAGGCGGTCCGCGCCCAGCCCCTGCCGGCTGCCGGGACCTCCGGCCGGATCACGCTCCCCGAGGTCACGGCCGACCCCGATATCGCCCTGCTGCGCCGACTCCGAGACGCATTGGAGGCCCTGTGA
- a CDS encoding APC family permease, translated as MSTPDPPASARPPAKDGGSPPLKRALGPKLLVLFVIGDILGTGIYATTGDVAGKIGGALWLPFTIGFAVALLTAASYVELVGKYPKAAGAALYTQKAFKVPFLTFVIAFMVMCSGLSSASAAARAFSGDYLGEFTDAVPPTLIAILFVLALAAINLRGVAESVKANVVLTLVEVSGLAVILAIGAYAVFSGGGDPSRLTRIETGGTGYALLTGVLGATALGFFAFVGFEDSVNMAEETRNPARNFPRAIFIGVGVTGTVYVLVAVISSLLVDSRTLSGSSGPLLEVVKAGGVDFPPKLFALIALFAVTNSALINIMMASRLCYGMAAERILPPVMGKVLARRRTPWVGIVFVSALAIGLVSTGEIEGLGDTTSFLLLCVFAVVNIAVLVLRRDPVDHHHFRTPTALPVLGALSSLVLASPLADRGADVYVRAGVLLLVGAGLWALNKAVMNAREKSGAAVD; from the coding sequence ATGAGCACTCCCGACCCACCCGCAAGCGCCCGGCCGCCCGCGAAGGACGGCGGATCGCCGCCGCTCAAGCGCGCACTGGGCCCCAAGCTGCTGGTCCTCTTCGTCATCGGCGACATCCTCGGCACCGGCATCTACGCCACCACCGGGGACGTCGCGGGCAAGATCGGCGGCGCGCTGTGGCTGCCGTTCACCATCGGCTTCGCCGTCGCCCTGCTCACGGCAGCCTCGTACGTGGAGCTGGTCGGCAAGTACCCGAAGGCGGCCGGGGCCGCGCTCTACACCCAGAAGGCGTTCAAGGTCCCCTTCCTGACCTTCGTCATCGCCTTCATGGTGATGTGCTCGGGCCTCTCCTCGGCGAGCGCGGCGGCGCGGGCGTTCAGCGGCGACTATCTGGGCGAGTTCACCGACGCGGTGCCGCCGACCCTGATCGCGATCCTGTTCGTCCTCGCCCTGGCCGCGATCAACCTGCGCGGGGTCGCCGAGTCGGTCAAGGCGAACGTCGTCCTGACCCTGGTGGAGGTCAGCGGGCTCGCGGTGATCCTCGCGATCGGCGCGTACGCCGTGTTCAGCGGCGGGGGCGACCCCTCCCGGCTGACCCGGATCGAGACCGGAGGCACCGGATACGCCCTGCTCACGGGCGTCCTCGGCGCCACCGCGCTGGGCTTCTTCGCCTTCGTCGGTTTCGAGGACTCGGTCAACATGGCCGAGGAGACCAGAAACCCGGCCCGCAACTTCCCCCGCGCCATCTTCATCGGCGTGGGCGTCACCGGCACCGTCTACGTCCTGGTCGCCGTGATCTCCTCACTCCTGGTGGACTCCCGCACCCTGTCGGGATCGAGCGGGCCGCTGCTGGAGGTGGTGAAGGCCGGAGGCGTCGATTTCCCGCCGAAACTCTTCGCGCTGATCGCCCTGTTCGCCGTCACCAACTCGGCGCTGATCAACATCATGATGGCCTCGCGGCTCTGCTACGGCATGGCCGCCGAGCGCATCCTGCCGCCCGTGATGGGGAAGGTGCTGGCCCGCCGCCGCACCCCCTGGGTCGGGATCGTCTTCGTATCCGCCCTGGCGATCGGCCTGGTCTCCACCGGTGAGATCGAGGGGCTCGGCGACACCACCTCGTTCCTGCTGCTCTGCGTCTTCGCCGTGGTCAACATCGCCGTACTGGTGCTGCGCCGGGACCCGGTGGACCACCACCACTTCCGCACTCCCACAGCACTGCCGGTGCTCGGCGCGCTCAGCTCGCTGGTCCTGGCGAGCCCGCTGGCCGACCGGGGCGCGGACGTGTACGTACGGGCCGGAGTCCTGCTGCTCGTCGGGGCCGGGCTGTGGGCGCTCAACAAGGCGGTGATGAACGCCCGCGAGAAATCCGGCGCGGCCGTGGACTGA